One Triticum dicoccoides isolate Atlit2015 ecotype Zavitan chromosome 5B, WEW_v2.0, whole genome shotgun sequence genomic window carries:
- the LOC119308515 gene encoding ferritin-1, chloroplastic-like, producing MLPRVAPSPATAAAAAAAVGQLSGAGLTAGSVRLPGALPSAAGSAVCCRAAAKGKEVLSGVMFQPFEELKGELSLVPQGKDQSLARHKFVDECEAALNEQINVEYNASYAYHSLFAYFDRDNVALKGFAKFFKESSDEERGHAEKLMEYQNKRGGRVRLQSIVTPLTEFDHPEKGDALYAMELALALEKLVNEKLHNLHSVATRCNDPQLTDFVESEFLQEQVDAIKKISEYVSQLRRVGKGHGVWHFDQMLLEEAA from the exons ATGTTGCCTAGGGTTGCGCCgtctccggccaccgccgccgccgccgccgcagcggtTGGCCAGCTCTCCGGGGCGGGGCTCACCGCCGGTTCGGTGAGGCTGCCGGGGGCCCTGCCGTCTGCGGCAGGGTCGGCGGTCTGCTGCAGGGCCGCGGCGAAGGGGAAGGAGGTGCTCAGCGGCGTGATGTTCCAGCCGTTCGAGGAGCTCAAGGGGGAGCTGTCCCTCGTGCCGCAGGGCAAGGACCAGTCGCTCGCCAGGCACAAGTTCGTCGACGAGTGCGAGGCCGCCCTCAACGAGCAGATCAA TGTGGAGTACAATGCCTCGTACGCGTATCACTCCCTCTTCGCCTACTTCGACCGCGACAACGTTGCTCTCAagggatttgccaa GTTCTTCAaggaatcaagcgatgaggagaggGGGCACGCCGAGAAGCTCATGGAGTACCAG AACAAACGTGGAGGCAGGGTGAGGCTCCAGTCAATTGTCACACCCTTAACGGAGTTCGACCATCCTGAGAAAGGCGATGCCCTGTATG CAATGGAGTTGGCTCTAGCTCTTGAAAAGCTGGTGAATGAGAAACTGCACAACCTGCACAGT GTAGCTACGAGGTGCAATGATCCTCAGCTGACCGACTTTGTTGAGAGCGAATTCCTTCAGGAGCAG GTTGACGCCATCAAGAAGATCTCTGAGTATGTGTCGCAGCTGAGAAGAGTCGGCAAAGGCCACG GAGTGTGGCACTTCGAtcagatgctgcttgaggaggcagcTTGA